A single region of the Elizabethkingia sp. JS20170427COW genome encodes:
- a CDS encoding transketolase family protein codes for MKFTYTEKKDTRSGFGAGLAELADKNSNVVALCADLIGSLKMEKFIEKAPERFFQVGIAEANMIGLAAGLSINGKIPFTGTFANFSTSRVYDQIRQSIAYSEKNVKICASHAGLTLGEDGATHQVLEDIGMMKMLPGMVVINPCDYNQTKAATIAIADYEGPVYLRFGRPAVPVFIPEDMPFEIGKGILLQEGKDVTIVATGHLVWESLVAAEELEKEGISCEVINIHTIKPLDEEIILKSVEKTGRIVTAEEHNYLGGLGESVSGMLARRRPTPQEFVAVNDSFGESGTPAELMKKYKIDSAAVVEAVKKVLAR; via the coding sequence ATGAAATTTACATATACAGAAAAAAAAGATACTCGTTCGGGTTTCGGTGCTGGATTAGCAGAGCTTGCTGATAAAAACTCTAATGTTGTTGCATTATGCGCAGACCTTATCGGGTCTCTTAAAATGGAGAAATTTATTGAGAAAGCTCCAGAAAGATTCTTCCAAGTAGGGATTGCAGAAGCCAACATGATTGGTCTTGCTGCAGGACTTTCTATTAACGGAAAAATCCCTTTCACAGGAACTTTTGCTAACTTCTCTACTTCTAGAGTGTACGACCAAATCCGTCAATCTATCGCTTATTCTGAAAAGAATGTTAAAATCTGTGCTTCTCACGCAGGGCTTACTTTAGGAGAAGATGGTGCTACCCACCAAGTTTTAGAAGACATCGGTATGATGAAAATGTTACCAGGAATGGTAGTTATCAACCCTTGTGATTATAACCAAACCAAAGCTGCTACTATTGCAATTGCTGACTATGAAGGTCCTGTGTACTTGCGTTTTGGTAGACCTGCAGTTCCGGTATTTATCCCTGAAGATATGCCTTTTGAAATTGGTAAAGGTATCCTACTTCAAGAAGGTAAAGACGTTACTATTGTAGCAACAGGCCACTTAGTATGGGAATCTTTAGTTGCTGCTGAGGAACTAGAAAAAGAAGGTATTTCTTGCGAAGTAATCAACATCCATACTATTAAACCTCTAGATGAGGAGATTATCCTTAAATCTGTAGAAAAAACAGGTAGAATTGTTACTGCTGAAGAGCACAACTACCTTGGAGGTTTAGGTGAATCTGTATCAGGTATGTTGGCAAGAAGAAGACCTACTCCTCAGGAGTTTGTTGCTGTTAACGACTCTTTTGGAGAATCTGGTACTCCTGCCGAGCTAATGAAAAAATACAAAATCGACTCTGCTGCAGTAGTAGAAGCGGTAAAAAAAGTATTAGCTAGATAA
- a CDS encoding DUF5675 family protein: protein MKLVLQRQYFPMGTNGILSFNGKEICKTIELPWKNNQRRISCIPEGTYRIRKRFSEKFRWHLEVVNVKNRDLILFHPANDALKELNGCIAPVSELSGEGKGIRSRIAFERLKESVFPYLEKGFVIELIIKNKFNEKGN from the coding sequence ATGAAATTAGTATTGCAAAGACAGTACTTTCCTATGGGAACTAATGGAATTTTATCTTTTAACGGCAAGGAAATTTGTAAAACAATTGAATTGCCATGGAAAAACAACCAAAGAAGAATTTCCTGCATTCCCGAAGGAACTTACCGCATCAGAAAACGTTTCAGTGAAAAATTCAGATGGCATTTGGAAGTGGTGAATGTAAAAAACAGAGATTTGATTTTGTTTCACCCTGCCAATGATGCATTGAAAGAACTGAACGGGTGTATTGCCCCAGTTTCCGAACTATCAGGGGAAGGAAAAGGAATCCGTTCGCGGATTGCCTTTGAACGACTGAAAGAAAGTGTTTTTCCATATTTAGAAAAAGGCTTTGTAATTGAATTAATCATTAAAAACAAGTTTAATGAAAAAGGTAATTGA